Proteins encoded in a region of the Bradyrhizobium sp. CB3481 genome:
- a CDS encoding xanthine dehydrogenase family protein subunit M: protein MYEFKYHRPATVRQAANLLVKNEDAKVIAGGHTLVPVMKQRLASPPHLVDLSHIEGLDTIEMKGRSLVIGATATHANVANSATVREAIPALAELAGGIGDPAVRHKGTIGGSLANNDPTADYPAAVLALGATIVTNKRRLKAEEFFQGLFTTALESDEIITKVMFPLPKKAAYIKFRNQASRYALVGVFVAKRPSDVRVAVTGAGSDGVFRATAFEEALKKRFSHKVLDGISASAEGLNSDLHGSAEYRAHLIGVLTRRAVEAATAK from the coding sequence ATGTACGAATTCAAATATCATCGTCCGGCGACCGTGCGGCAGGCCGCCAATCTCCTGGTGAAGAACGAGGACGCCAAGGTGATCGCCGGCGGCCACACCCTGGTGCCGGTGATGAAGCAGCGGCTCGCCAGCCCGCCGCATCTGGTCGACCTCTCCCATATCGAAGGGTTAGACACGATCGAGATGAAGGGACGTTCGCTGGTGATCGGTGCGACGGCTACGCATGCCAATGTCGCCAACTCGGCGACCGTTCGCGAAGCCATCCCGGCGCTCGCCGAACTCGCGGGCGGAATCGGCGATCCCGCGGTGCGTCACAAGGGTACGATCGGCGGCTCGCTCGCCAACAACGATCCTACCGCGGACTATCCGGCCGCGGTGCTCGCGCTCGGCGCCACCATCGTCACCAACAAGCGCCGCCTCAAGGCGGAGGAATTCTTCCAGGGCCTGTTCACGACGGCGCTCGAGAGTGACGAGATCATCACCAAGGTGATGTTCCCGCTGCCGAAGAAGGCCGCCTACATCAAATTCCGCAACCAGGCGTCGCGTTACGCGTTGGTCGGCGTGTTCGTCGCCAAGCGGCCGTCGGACGTACGGGTGGCAGTGACCGGCGCCGGCTCGGACGGCGTGTTCCGCGCCACGGCGTTTGAGGAAGCCTTGAAGAAGCGCTTCTCGCACAAGGTGCTGGACGGCATTTCGGCTTCGGCGGAAGGGCTCAACAGCGACCTGCACGGCAGCGCCGAATATCGCGCGCACCTGATCGGCGTGCTGACGCGCCGCGCAGTCGAAGCGGCCACGGCGAAGTAG
- a CDS encoding XdhC family protein, translating into MLNRDEDILQAAENWQKAGHGVALATVVETWGSAPRPAGSNLVINDDGTFLGSVSGGCVEGAVVTEALDVIASGKPKMLEFGVADETAWNVGLSCGGTIRVFVEKVGQS; encoded by the coding sequence ATGCTCAACCGCGACGAAGACATTCTGCAGGCCGCCGAGAACTGGCAGAAGGCCGGCCATGGCGTGGCGCTCGCCACCGTGGTCGAGACCTGGGGCTCGGCGCCGCGGCCGGCCGGCTCCAACCTCGTCATCAACGATGACGGCACGTTTCTGGGCTCCGTTTCCGGCGGCTGCGTCGAGGGCGCCGTCGTTACCGAGGCGCTCGACGTGATCGCCAGCGGCAAGCCCAAGATGCTGGAATTCGGCGTCGCCGACGAGACCGCCTGGAATGTCGGTCTGTCCTGCGGCGGCACCATCCGCGTCTTTGTCGAGAAGGTGGGCCAATCGTGA
- a CDS encoding DUF2000 family protein, whose translation MQFDTKIAVVIRADLEAWQKLNVASFLAGGIAAAFPECIGEPYGDASGTQYLSLIGQPILIYGADRAALSRALERSLARNVTPAVYTEDMFKTTHDAANREVVRAVIRAELNLVGIAMRAERKVIDKIVDGLKFHS comes from the coding sequence ATGCAATTCGACACCAAGATCGCGGTCGTGATCCGGGCCGACCTCGAAGCCTGGCAGAAGCTCAACGTCGCGTCCTTTCTCGCCGGCGGCATCGCGGCGGCGTTTCCCGAATGCATTGGCGAGCCCTATGGCGACGCTTCGGGCACGCAATACCTGTCGCTGATCGGCCAGCCGATTCTGATCTACGGCGCCGACCGGGCGGCGCTGTCCCGCGCGTTGGAGCGCTCGCTCGCCCGCAACGTCACGCCGGCGGTCTATACTGAGGACATGTTCAAGACCACGCATGACGCCGCCAACCGCGAGGTGGTTCGGGCCGTGATCCGCGCCGAACTCAACCTGGTCGGCATCGCCATGCGCGCCGAGCGCAAGGTGATCGACAAGATCGTCGATGGGCTGAAATTTCACAGCTAG
- a CDS encoding 3-carboxy-cis,cis-muconate cycloisomerase, producing MSTPLSPLLAPMLSSAAMRAVCDDVAALQNMLDFEAALARAEAAAGVIPTSAAGPITNACSAESFDLAGLADAATRSGNLAIPLVKALTANVAKADADAARYVHWGATSQDVIDTGAMLGLRAGIDVLLADLDRAVAGFAGLACRHRDTPVVARTWLQHALPMPFGLKLAEYAAALHRSRVRLKRLRSETLALQFGGAAGTLAALGDKGLTVAEKLAAELKLPLPDAPWHTHRDRIAEAASIFAILAGTCGKIARDVSLMMQTDVGEAFEPSGEGRGGSSTMPHKRNPVASASALAAATMAPNLAATILAAQVQEHERSAGPWHAEWPTLPTLMLVTSGGLAAIVDIAEGLEVDAERMRRNLDATDGLIMAEAVAMRLAEKIGKSDAHHLVEAASKKAVKDKKHLREVLREDAEVTAQLGADEIAKLFEPMAYQGASQTLIDRLLASLDDK from the coding sequence ATGAGCACGCCCCTTTCCCCATTGCTTGCCCCGATGCTGTCGAGCGCCGCGATGCGCGCGGTCTGCGACGATGTGGCGGCCTTGCAGAACATGCTGGATTTCGAGGCCGCGCTGGCGCGCGCCGAAGCCGCGGCCGGAGTGATTCCGACAAGCGCCGCGGGACCGATCACGAATGCGTGCAGTGCCGAATCATTCGACCTCGCCGGGCTGGCCGATGCCGCGACAAGGTCCGGCAACCTTGCCATCCCCCTGGTCAAGGCGCTGACCGCCAACGTCGCAAAGGCGGACGCGGATGCCGCACGCTATGTGCATTGGGGCGCGACCAGCCAGGACGTGATCGATACCGGCGCCATGCTCGGCCTTCGCGCCGGTATCGATGTGCTGCTCGCCGACCTCGATCGTGCAGTCGCCGGCTTCGCCGGACTGGCGTGCCGGCACCGCGATACCCCAGTGGTGGCCCGCACCTGGCTGCAGCATGCGCTGCCGATGCCGTTCGGGCTGAAGCTCGCCGAATATGCCGCCGCCCTGCACCGCTCGCGGGTGCGGCTCAAGCGGCTGCGCAGCGAGACGCTGGCGCTGCAGTTCGGCGGCGCTGCCGGCACCCTCGCCGCGCTCGGCGACAAAGGCCTGACGGTCGCGGAAAAGCTGGCCGCGGAGCTGAAGTTGCCGCTACCTGATGCGCCCTGGCACACCCACCGCGACCGCATCGCGGAAGCCGCCTCGATATTCGCGATTCTTGCCGGCACCTGCGGCAAGATCGCGCGCGACGTCTCGCTGATGATGCAGACCGATGTCGGCGAAGCGTTCGAGCCGTCGGGCGAAGGCCGTGGTGGCTCTTCCACCATGCCGCACAAGCGCAATCCGGTGGCATCCGCCAGCGCGCTCGCCGCAGCCACCATGGCGCCGAACCTCGCCGCCACGATCCTTGCCGCGCAGGTGCAGGAGCACGAGCGCAGCGCCGGCCCCTGGCACGCGGAATGGCCGACGCTGCCGACCCTGATGCTGGTCACGTCCGGCGGGCTCGCCGCGATCGTCGATATCGCCGAAGGGCTGGAAGTAGACGCCGAACGCATGCGGCGAAATCTCGATGCGACCGATGGGCTGATCATGGCGGAAGCGGTGGCGATGCGGCTCGCAGAGAAGATCGGCAAGAGCGACGCCCATCACCTCGTCGAGGCTGCCAGCAAGAAGGCGGTCAAGGACAAGAAGCATCTGCGCGAGGTGTTGCGCGAAGATGCAGAGGTCACCGCGCAGCTCGGTGCGGATGAGATTGCAAAATTGTTCGAGCCGATGGCCTATCAGGGCGCTTCACAGACCCTGATCGACCGCCTGCTCGCTTCGCTTGACGATAAATAA
- a CDS encoding carbon monoxide dehydrogenase subunit G: MAMTMNGEVQLAASREAVWAKLNDPDVLKACIPGCEELEKTEDNGFRATAKMKVGPVSARFKGKVMLSDLDPPNGYKITGEGEGGVAGFAKGGATVALSEKDGGTLLSYNVEAQIGGKLAQLGQRLINGAAKKLADEFFSNFGKAVQG, translated from the coding sequence ATGGCGATGACGATGAACGGCGAGGTCCAGCTTGCGGCGTCGCGCGAGGCGGTGTGGGCCAAGCTGAACGATCCGGACGTGCTGAAGGCCTGCATCCCCGGCTGCGAGGAGCTGGAAAAGACTGAGGATAACGGCTTCCGCGCCACCGCCAAGATGAAGGTCGGCCCGGTCTCGGCCCGCTTCAAGGGCAAGGTCATGCTGAGCGATCTCGACCCGCCCAACGGCTACAAGATCACGGGCGAGGGCGAGGGCGGCGTCGCCGGCTTCGCCAAGGGCGGCGCGACGGTGGCGCTGTCGGAGAAGGATGGCGGCACACTCCTGAGCTACAATGTCGAGGCGCAGATCGGCGGCAAGCTGGCCCAGCTCGGACAGCGCCTGATCAACGGCGCCGCCAAGAAGCTGGCCGACGAGTTCTTCAGCAATTTCGGCAAGGCCGTGCAAGGGTGA
- a CDS encoding TRAP transporter substrate-binding protein, which yields MKRRTFLKGGAVAGAATLVAAPAIAQTSPEIKWRLTSSFPKSLDTIYGTAQTFAKYVADATDNKFQIQTFAAGEIVPGLQALDAVSSATVEMAQTPLYFYIGKEPALTYATGAPFGMNHRHQHSWWSFGGGADLTNEALKPFKAHAILCGNSGTQMGGWFRKEIKTPEDLKGLKFRIAGMGGHVLARLGVVPQQIAGGDVYPALERGTIDAAEFVGPYDDEKLGFYKVAKYYYFPGWWEGGAMLHVVVNDEKWNALPKQYQAIVNQAASAAGAWMIEKYDSVNPAALKRLVAGGAELRAFPQPVMEACHKATQDHLNEIAEKNPLFKKTKESHDAYMKEVLFYTQIAENYYDNYLLSKTRKG from the coding sequence ATGAAACGCCGTACGTTCCTCAAAGGCGGCGCCGTGGCCGGCGCGGCGACGCTGGTTGCGGCACCCGCGATCGCGCAAACCTCGCCCGAGATCAAGTGGCGGCTGACCTCGAGCTTTCCGAAGTCGCTCGATACCATCTACGGCACGGCGCAGACCTTTGCGAAATACGTCGCCGATGCCACCGACAACAAGTTTCAGATCCAGACCTTTGCGGCCGGCGAGATCGTGCCCGGCCTGCAGGCGCTCGATGCCGTCAGCTCGGCGACCGTCGAGATGGCGCAGACGCCGCTCTATTTCTACATCGGCAAGGAGCCGGCGCTGACCTACGCGACCGGCGCGCCGTTCGGCATGAATCATCGTCACCAGCATTCCTGGTGGTCGTTCGGCGGCGGCGCCGACCTCACCAACGAGGCGCTGAAGCCGTTCAAGGCCCATGCGATCCTCTGCGGCAATTCCGGCACGCAGATGGGCGGTTGGTTCCGCAAGGAGATCAAGACGCCCGAGGATCTCAAGGGCCTCAAATTCCGCATTGCCGGCATGGGCGGCCATGTCTTGGCAAGACTGGGCGTTGTGCCGCAGCAGATCGCGGGCGGCGACGTTTATCCGGCGCTCGAGCGCGGCACCATCGATGCCGCGGAGTTCGTCGGCCCCTATGACGACGAGAAGCTCGGCTTCTACAAGGTCGCAAAGTACTATTACTTCCCCGGCTGGTGGGAAGGCGGGGCGATGCTGCACGTCGTCGTGAACGACGAGAAGTGGAACGCGTTGCCCAAGCAATATCAGGCGATCGTCAACCAGGCAGCTTCGGCGGCGGGCGCGTGGATGATCGAGAAATACGACAGCGTCAATCCGGCCGCGCTGAAGCGGCTCGTCGCCGGCGGTGCGGAGCTGCGCGCCTTCCCGCAGCCGGTCATGGAGGCCTGCCACAAGGCGACGCAGGATCACCTGAACGAGATCGCCGAGAAGAACCCGCTGTTCAAGAAGACCAAGGAGAGCCACGACGCCTATATGAAGGAAGTGCTCTTCTACACGCAGATCGCGGAAAACTATTACGACAATTATCTGCTCAGCAAGACGCGCAAGGGCTGA
- a CDS encoding molybdopterin-binding/glycosyltransferase family 2 protein, whose product MKFGPASPADAIGGVTVHTLRQGSLVLKKGTTIGPAEVEALNKAGVKEIVVVRLEEGDVSEDEAAASIAKAVAGEGVTVERAFTGRANLFAARAGVLVVDRAAVDRINGVDEAITFATLAAFKPVVEGEMIATVKLIPFGVEGKLRDAAVKVAGKDTLRIAPYVIKRVGVVSTLLPGLASKVIDKTLRVTAERLAPAGATIIAERRVPHDEAALAASIKELLGLGAELVIVFGASAIADRRDVIPAAITEVGGKIEHFGMPVDPGNLLLIGSAGDVPVLGAPGCARSPVENGFDWVLMRLLAGLKVTRAELTGMGVGGLLMEIVTRPQPRTNLEGEANRNVTAVVLAAGRSTRMGGPNKLLAEIDGRKLVRIVAEQALASKASEVLVVIGHQAELVEQVLAGLNVKFVRNPDFAGGLASSVKAGIAAVPDNADGAIVCLGDMPLISAKLIDQLIETFAPDRGHLIAVPVSEGRRGNPVLWSRRFFKELMTLDGDVGARHLIAKHAEAVAEVPVDGQSAFLDIDTPQALEAARGA is encoded by the coding sequence ATGAAATTCGGTCCCGCCAGTCCGGCCGACGCGATTGGCGGCGTCACCGTGCACACGCTGCGGCAGGGATCGCTGGTGCTGAAGAAAGGCACCACGATTGGACCTGCCGAGGTCGAGGCGCTCAATAAAGCCGGCGTCAAGGAAATCGTCGTGGTGCGTCTGGAGGAGGGCGACGTCTCCGAGGACGAAGCCGCCGCCAGCATCGCGAAAGCCGTCGCGGGCGAGGGCGTCACGGTAGAACGCGCCTTTACCGGCCGCGCCAATCTGTTTGCGGCACGCGCCGGCGTGCTGGTGGTGGACCGCGCCGCGGTCGACCGCATCAACGGCGTCGACGAGGCCATCACCTTTGCGACGCTCGCCGCCTTCAAGCCGGTGGTTGAGGGCGAGATGATCGCGACCGTCAAGCTGATCCCGTTCGGCGTCGAGGGAAAGCTGCGCGATGCTGCCGTCAAAGTCGCGGGCAAGGACACGCTGCGGATCGCGCCTTACGTGATCAAGCGTGTGGGCGTGGTCTCGACATTGCTGCCGGGGCTCGCGTCAAAGGTGATCGACAAGACCTTGCGCGTGACGGCGGAGCGGCTCGCACCTGCGGGTGCGACCATCATCGCCGAACGTCGCGTGCCGCATGACGAGGCGGCGCTCGCTGCTTCCATCAAGGAGCTACTCGGCCTCGGCGCCGAGCTTGTGATCGTGTTCGGCGCCTCCGCGATCGCCGACCGCCGCGACGTCATTCCGGCTGCGATCACGGAAGTTGGCGGCAAAATCGAGCATTTCGGCATGCCGGTCGATCCCGGCAATCTCTTGCTGATCGGCAGCGCCGGCGACGTGCCGGTGCTGGGCGCCCCGGGCTGCGCGCGCTCGCCGGTGGAGAACGGTTTTGACTGGGTGTTGATGCGGCTGCTCGCCGGGCTAAAGGTGACGCGCGCCGAGCTCACCGGCATGGGCGTCGGCGGCCTGTTGATGGAAATCGTCACCCGGCCGCAGCCCCGCACCAATCTCGAGGGCGAGGCCAACCGCAACGTTACTGCCGTCGTGCTCGCCGCCGGCCGCTCGACGCGGATGGGCGGCCCGAACAAGCTGCTCGCGGAAATCGACGGCAGGAAGCTGGTGCGGATCGTCGCCGAGCAGGCACTGGCCTCGAAGGCGAGCGAGGTGCTCGTCGTCATCGGCCACCAGGCCGAACTGGTCGAGCAGGTCTTGGCGGGGCTGAACGTCAAATTCGTTCGCAATCCCGATTTCGCCGGCGGCCTCGCGTCCTCGGTGAAGGCCGGCATCGCGGCGGTGCCAGACAATGCCGACGGCGCGATCGTCTGCCTCGGCGACATGCCGCTAATCTCGGCAAAACTGATCGACCAGCTGATCGAAACCTTCGCGCCGGACCGCGGCCATCTCATCGCCGTTCCCGTTAGCGAGGGGCGCCGCGGCAATCCCGTGCTGTGGTCGCGGCGTTTCTTCAAGGAATTGATGACGCTCGACGGCGACGTCGGCGCGCGGCACCTGATTGCCAAGCATGCCGAGGCCGTGGCTGAAGTTCCCGTGGACGGCCAGAGCGCGTTTCTCGACATCGATACGCCGCAAGCATTGGAAGCAGCACGAGGAGCGTGA
- a CDS encoding XdhC family protein has protein sequence MKLDTLTQVNAERAARRPVIVVTDVATGDQRLVKAKDIATDPLAGELSKQLRMGKSAMIESGGKKLFLNVYAPTAKLVIVGAVHISQALAPLARSLDYDVTVVDPRTAFASPERFPDVPLIAEWPDVALPPLNIDHYTAFVALTHDPKIDDPALLHAFERDCFYIGALGSRKTHAKRAERLKGLGADDADIARIHAPIGLSIGAVSPSEIAVAIMAEITAELRLPKETAKVQAA, from the coding sequence GTGAAGCTCGATACACTCACGCAGGTCAACGCCGAGCGCGCCGCGCGCCGCCCAGTCATCGTGGTCACCGATGTCGCCACGGGCGATCAGCGGCTGGTCAAGGCCAAGGACATCGCCACCGATCCGCTCGCGGGCGAGCTTTCAAAGCAGCTCCGCATGGGCAAGAGCGCCATGATTGAGAGCGGCGGCAAGAAGCTATTCCTCAATGTCTACGCGCCGACCGCGAAGCTCGTGATCGTCGGCGCGGTCCATATCAGCCAGGCGCTGGCGCCGCTCGCCCGCTCACTCGACTACGACGTGACCGTCGTCGACCCGCGCACCGCCTTTGCCAGCCCCGAGCGGTTTCCGGACGTGCCGCTGATCGCCGAATGGCCTGACGTGGCGCTGCCGCCGCTCAACATCGATCACTACACGGCGTTCGTCGCGCTGACGCATGATCCCAAGATCGACGATCCGGCACTGCTGCACGCCTTCGAACGCGACTGCTTCTATATCGGCGCGCTCGGCTCGCGAAAGACCCATGCCAAGCGGGCGGAGCGGCTGAAGGGGCTAGGTGCTGATGACGCCGACATCGCACGCATCCATGCGCCGATCGGGCTTTCGATCGGCGCGGTCTCGCCGTCGGAGATCGCAGTCGCGATCATGGCCGAGATCACCGCGGAGTTGCGGCTGCCGAAAGAAACCGCGAAGGTGCAGGCAGCATGA
- a CDS encoding DUF4189 domain-containing protein, with translation MVSNVAAKRRALFILALALILGASGLISRTWAAGAFAVGKCGAYGQAYDYPAEADARAAALRQCKGACAAVTMKRACAALAIDMTNPCGPHGYAVKPRISSSLNAATKKCYEFGGKECVIRAWACDAKG, from the coding sequence ATTGTTTCGAACGTGGCGGCAAAGCGCCGCGCGCTCTTTATCCTTGCGCTGGCGCTGATACTGGGCGCCTCGGGCCTCATCAGCAGGACGTGGGCGGCCGGCGCCTTCGCGGTCGGCAAATGCGGCGCCTATGGCCAGGCCTATGACTATCCTGCCGAGGCGGACGCGCGCGCTGCGGCGCTCAGGCAATGCAAGGGCGCCTGCGCCGCCGTCACCATGAAGCGGGCCTGCGCCGCGCTTGCCATCGACATGACCAACCCGTGCGGCCCGCATGGCTACGCGGTGAAGCCGAGAATTTCGAGCTCGCTCAACGCGGCGACCAAGAAGTGTTATGAATTCGGCGGCAAGGAATGCGTCATCCGCGCCTGGGCCTGCGACGCGAAGGGGTAA
- a CDS encoding MoxR family ATPase: MSTSALPKSVDGMLELLNARGYFAERSLATVAYLSLRMGRPLFLEGEAGVGKTEIAKVLSAALGRKLIRLQCYEGLDVASAVYEWSSAAQMIAIRLAEAAGDTDREQLSSDIFAERFLIKRPLLQALEPDVAGAPVLLIDELDRADEAFEAYLLEILSDFQVTIPEFGTIKAPQPPIVIITSNRTREIHDALKRRCLYHWVDYPEAERELAIVKSRVPGISAKLSQQVVRFVQALRDQDFYKSPGVAETIDWATALTELDARSLTPQLVGDTLGALLKYQDDIARMQGDTLQKVLKDATSEN; the protein is encoded by the coding sequence ATGAGTACATCGGCGCTGCCCAAATCCGTCGATGGGATGCTCGAACTCCTCAACGCGCGCGGTTATTTCGCCGAGCGCTCGCTGGCCACGGTCGCCTATCTGTCGCTGCGCATGGGCCGGCCGCTGTTCCTCGAAGGCGAGGCCGGCGTCGGCAAGACCGAAATCGCAAAAGTGCTGTCGGCGGCGCTCGGGCGCAAGCTGATCCGCCTGCAATGCTATGAGGGCCTCGACGTCGCTTCCGCCGTCTACGAGTGGAGCAGCGCCGCGCAGATGATCGCGATCCGCCTGGCGGAAGCCGCTGGTGATACCGATCGGGAGCAATTGTCCTCCGACATCTTTGCCGAACGTTTTCTGATCAAACGCCCGCTGCTGCAGGCGCTTGAGCCGGACGTTGCCGGCGCGCCGGTGCTCTTGATCGACGAGCTCGACCGCGCCGACGAGGCGTTCGAGGCGTATCTCCTCGAAATCCTCAGCGACTTCCAGGTCACGATCCCCGAATTCGGCACCATCAAGGCGCCGCAGCCGCCGATCGTCATTATCACCTCGAACCGCACCCGCGAGATCCACGACGCGCTGAAGCGCCGCTGCCTCTACCACTGGGTGGATTACCCCGAGGCCGAGCGCGAGCTCGCGATCGTCAAGTCGCGGGTGCCGGGGATCTCCGCGAAATTGTCGCAGCAGGTTGTGCGGTTCGTGCAGGCGCTGCGCGACCAGGATTTCTACAAGTCGCCGGGTGTCGCCGAGACCATCGACTGGGCCACCGCGCTGACGGAGCTCGACGCCCGCTCGCTGACGCCGCAACTGGTCGGCGACACGCTGGGCGCGCTGCTCAAATACCAGGACGACATCGCGCGCATGCAGGGCGACACGCTGCAGAAGGTTTTGAAGGACGCGACGAGCGAGAATTAG
- a CDS encoding (2Fe-2S)-binding protein produces the protein MAKISLIVNGNPVNANIDPRTLLVQFLRENLRLTGTHVGCDTSQCGACVVHLDGKAVKSCTTLAVMADGHEVRTIEGLAADGAPLHPMQEAFREHHGLQCGFCTPGMIMTAVDMVNRKGHDLSDEVIREELEGNLCRCTGYQNIVTSIAAGAKAMAKSA, from the coding sequence ATGGCCAAGATTTCCCTGATCGTCAACGGTAATCCCGTAAACGCCAACATCGATCCCCGTACCCTGCTGGTCCAGTTTCTGCGGGAAAATCTCCGCCTGACGGGCACCCATGTCGGCTGCGACACCTCGCAGTGCGGCGCCTGCGTCGTGCATCTCGACGGCAAGGCGGTCAAATCCTGCACCACGCTTGCGGTGATGGCCGACGGCCACGAGGTTCGCACCATCGAGGGCCTGGCCGCCGACGGCGCGCCGCTGCACCCGATGCAGGAAGCCTTCCGCGAGCATCACGGCTTGCAGTGCGGCTTCTGCACCCCCGGCATGATCATGACCGCGGTCGATATGGTCAATCGCAAGGGCCACGATCTCTCCGACGAGGTCATTCGCGAGGAGCTCGAAGGCAATCTGTGCCGCTGCACTGGCTACCAGAACATCGTCACGTCCATCGCCGCCGGCGCCAAGGCGATGGCCAAATCTGCTTAG
- a CDS encoding VWA domain-containing protein — protein sequence MTTIDHLNPPIGHMADNVVGFARALRAAGLPVGPGSVIDALSALQLIEIGHRADVYATLEAIFVKRHEHALIFAQAFDLFFRAAEDWKHMLDSVPLPDHAKKKPPPASRRVQEALAQPSMREEAQETEQQELRLSVSDKEILQRKDFAQMSAAEIAEVTRAIANMKLPQAELRTRRYQPDAKGLKLDMRRTLRSSLRTGGEIIDIRKLGRIEKPAPIVALLDISGSMSEYTRLFLHFLHAITDARKRVSVFLFGTRLTNVTRALRAKDPDEALASCSSSVEDWAGGTRIATSLHSFNKLWGRRVLGQGAIVLLISDGLEREADAKLAFEMDRLHRSCRRLIWLNPLLRYSGFEAKAQGIKMMLPHVDEFRPVHNLTSMEGLIEALSAPPPPHHMSRIRSAA from the coding sequence ATGACCACCATCGATCACCTCAACCCGCCCATCGGGCATATGGCCGACAACGTCGTCGGCTTTGCCCGTGCACTTCGCGCGGCCGGGCTGCCGGTCGGGCCGGGCTCGGTGATCGACGCCCTGAGCGCGCTGCAGCTGATCGAGATCGGCCACCGCGCTGACGTCTACGCCACGCTGGAGGCGATCTTCGTCAAGCGCCACGAGCATGCGCTGATCTTCGCCCAGGCCTTCGACCTGTTCTTCCGCGCCGCCGAAGACTGGAAACATATGCTGGATTCGGTGCCGCTGCCGGACCATGCCAAGAAGAAGCCGCCACCAGCCTCGCGCCGGGTGCAGGAGGCCTTGGCGCAGCCCTCGATGCGCGAGGAAGCGCAAGAGACTGAGCAGCAGGAACTGCGGCTGTCGGTCTCCGACAAGGAGATCCTGCAGAGGAAGGATTTTGCGCAGATGAGCGCGGCGGAGATCGCCGAGGTCACCCGCGCTATCGCCAACATGAAGCTGCCGCAGGCCGAGCTGCGCACCCGCCGCTACCAGCCCGACGCCAAGGGCCTCAAGCTCGACATGCGCCGGACGCTGCGGAGCTCGTTGCGCACCGGCGGCGAGATCATCGATATCCGAAAGCTCGGCCGGATCGAGAAGCCGGCGCCGATCGTGGCGCTGCTCGATATATCCGGTTCGATGAGTGAATATACCCGCCTGTTCCTGCATTTCCTCCACGCCATCACCGACGCCCGCAAGCGCGTCTCGGTGTTCCTGTTCGGCACGCGGCTGACCAACGTGACGCGCGCGCTGCGGGCCAAGGACCCCGACGAGGCGCTGGCGAGCTGTTCGTCCTCGGTGGAAGACTGGGCCGGCGGCACTCGCATCGCCACCTCGCTGCACAGCTTCAACAAGCTATGGGGCCGCCGCGTGCTCGGGCAGGGCGCCATCGTGCTCCTGATCTCCGACGGGCTGGAGCGCGAGGCCGACGCCAAGCTCGCCTTCGAGATGGACCGGCTGCATCGCTCCTGCCGCCGCCTGATTTGGCTCAATCCGCTGCTCCGCTACAGCGGTTTTGAGGCCAAGGCGCAGGGCATCAAAATGATGCTGCCCCACGTTGACGAATTCCGCCCGGTGCATAACTTGACCTCGATGGAAGGGCTGATCGAGGCGCTTTCGGCGCCGCCCCCGCCGCACCACATGAGCCGCATCCGCTCGGCCGCATGA